Proteins encoded together in one Bacillota bacterium window:
- a CDS encoding energy-coupling factor ABC transporter permease, which yields MHIPDGFLDPRTLAGTAVMGAGAVGYATSRLNRELDEGRISVLAAMSAFVFAAQMVNFPIAGGTSGHLLGGTLLAILFGPWAACLSLTAVLIIQALVFGDGGITALGANVLNMAVLGTLAGYLTYRLLARRTAGFRPVPAFLASWVSVVLAAVAAALELALAGAIPLRVALPAMASWHALIGLGEGIITTAVLAYLARVRPGLLGAVPPQPAKLPA from the coding sequence ATGCACATTCCGGACGGATTTCTGGACCCCCGGACCCTGGCGGGCACGGCGGTGATGGGTGCAGGGGCGGTGGGATATGCTACCTCCCGCCTCAACCGCGAACTGGACGAAGGTCGCATCTCCGTGCTCGCCGCCATGTCGGCCTTCGTGTTTGCCGCTCAGATGGTTAACTTCCCCATCGCCGGAGGCACCTCCGGACACCTGCTGGGAGGAACCCTGCTCGCCATCCTGTTCGGACCCTGGGCAGCGTGCCTGAGTCTCACGGCAGTGCTCATCATCCAGGCCCTGGTATTCGGAGACGGCGGCATCACCGCCCTGGGGGCCAACGTCCTCAACATGGCCGTGCTGGGCACCCTGGCGGGATATCTGACCTACCGTCTGCTTGCTCGGCGCACGGCCGGCTTTCGCCCCGTGCCCGCCTTCCTGGCCAGCTGGGTGTCGGTTGTGCTGGCGGCGGTAGCCGCCGCCCTGGAGCTCGCCCTCGCGGGCGCCATCCCCCTGCGGGTGGCTCTCCCCGCCATGGCATCGTGGCACGCCCTGATCGGGCTGGGCGAGGGTATCATCACCACCGCCGTCCTCGCCTACCTGGCCCGCGTGCGCCCCGGCCTCCTGGGTGCAGTGCCACCCCAGCCGGCTAAGCTGCCAGCCTGA
- a CDS encoding ATP-binding cassette domain-containing protein — MAVTHVTQRRILAAGFLAGIVVLVNLNRIPVLAGAVLVLLAVCRWRGVSWRNLARLLAYPLFLAVTTVAVLGLTGSPPTVSPLGSAWPGLSLSLPGLERGLLLSLRMFSALLAVALLVSTAGWPGLLRALRHLGLPPILTRLIGGIVRYGDLVHREILRMQRALACRGFRARTVLHSGSAAILGRLLGASLLRTLDRGERIHQAMVARGYRSVSAAAPVTAVAATGDAAVAGAVAEGTDDAAVVVRDLWFSYPGGPPVLKGISFTVPRGSRVALLGPNGAGKSTLLFHLNGLLSPGRGEVHILGHRLDRAALPWARTRVGFVFQDPDDQVIAPTVREDVAFGPLQLGWPSARVEEAVSCALEQLEINHLADRPVADLSYGQKRRVALAGVLAMDPAILVLDEPTAFLDPATQSELLAILETLRQGGKTIILATHDVDLAAAWADHMLLLEGGEVLASGTPGLLANGQLVERARLRVPWAAMLTPPGRDPRDFLDEEAKSCTFRTDFWTPGPWRARR, encoded by the coding sequence GTGGCAGTGACGCATGTGACGCAGAGGAGGATTCTGGCAGCAGGGTTTCTGGCGGGCATAGTTGTCCTGGTCAACCTGAACAGGATTCCGGTCCTGGCGGGCGCGGTGCTGGTTCTGCTGGCCGTGTGCCGCTGGCGGGGCGTTTCCTGGCGGAACCTGGCCAGGCTCCTGGCATATCCTCTCTTCCTTGCCGTTACCACTGTGGCGGTCCTGGGGCTGACCGGATCCCCGCCCACCGTATCGCCTCTGGGGAGCGCCTGGCCGGGCCTGAGCCTCTCCCTGCCCGGACTGGAGCGGGGCCTGCTCCTTTCCCTGCGCATGTTCTCGGCGCTCCTGGCGGTGGCGCTTCTGGTCAGCACCGCCGGGTGGCCCGGTCTCCTGCGTGCCCTCCGCCACCTGGGTCTTCCTCCCATCCTCACCCGCCTCATCGGTGGCATCGTCCGCTACGGCGATCTCGTGCACCGGGAGATCCTGCGCATGCAGCGCGCTCTGGCGTGCCGGGGATTCCGCGCCCGCACCGTCCTGCACTCCGGCTCGGCAGCCATCCTGGGTCGCCTGCTGGGCGCATCCCTGCTCCGCACCCTGGACCGCGGCGAGCGCATCCACCAGGCCATGGTCGCCCGCGGCTACCGGTCCGTGAGCGCAGCTGCGCCCGTGACGGCCGTGGCAGCGACGGGCGACGCTGCCGTGGCGGGGGCCGTGGCGGAGGGGACGGACGACGCTGCCGTCGTGGTGCGCGACCTGTGGTTCTCTTACCCGGGAGGCCCGCCCGTGCTCAAGGGCATATCCTTCACGGTGCCGCGCGGCAGCCGGGTGGCCCTGCTGGGTCCCAACGGAGCCGGCAAGTCCACCCTGCTCTTTCACCTCAATGGCCTGCTCTCCCCCGGCCGGGGGGAGGTGCACATACTGGGACATCGCCTGGATAGGGCGGCGCTGCCCTGGGCTCGCACCCGGGTGGGCTTCGTGTTCCAGGACCCGGACGACCAGGTCATCGCCCCCACCGTGCGCGAGGACGTGGCCTTCGGCCCCCTGCAGCTGGGCTGGCCCTCCGCCCGGGTGGAGGAGGCGGTGAGCTGTGCCCTGGAGCAGCTGGAGATAAACCACCTGGCCGACCGTCCGGTCGCCGATCTGTCGTACGGGCAGAAGCGGCGGGTCGCCCTGGCGGGAGTGCTGGCCATGGACCCGGCCATCCTGGTGCTGGACGAGCCCACCGCCTTCCTGGATCCGGCCACCCAGTCCGAGCTGTTGGCCATCCTGGAAACGTTGCGCCAGGGCGGCAAGACCATCATCCTGGCCACCCACGACGTGGATCTGGCCGCGGCCTGGGCCGACCACATGCTGCTCCTGGAGGGAGGTGAGGTTCTGGCCTCGGGCACGCCCGGCCTGCTGGCCAACGGGCAACTGGTGGAGCGGGCCCGGCTGCGCGTGCCCTGGGCAGCTATGCTGACACCACCCGGACGCGATCCCCGCGACTTCCTGGACGAGGAGGCGAAGTCATGCACATTCCGGACGGATTTCTGGACCCCCGGACCCTGGCGGGCACGGCGGTGA
- a CDS encoding S8 family peptidase: MERRVWLLALAVVLCGMLAGSGWAVAAAAASAGGTAGGLAGEAGGHRYIVVFRPGLPAAEQVALARQHGGQVVHQLGLVNALAVEFPTAVPGALASHPGVARVEVDARAFALARKPPAQPAQQVPWGVDRIDADLAWASSRGAGIKVGIVDTGIDKDHPDLLASVKGGYLAIQTGAYKNKGPDAWDDDNGHGTHVAGIVAAVDNTIGVVGVAPEAWLYGVKVLDRTGSGYYSDIIEGIQWCIDNGMQVINMSLGGSTDSPALHDAIITAYNRGITVVCAAGNEGPGEDTVCYPARYPEVIAVAATAADDSVPDFSSRGPEVDIAAPGVSILSTWKGGGYATASGTSMASPHVAGTAALYLAARGPASPDQVRQHLMATAEPLPYPSTWVGAGLVDAQAAVSSR, from the coding sequence GTGGAGAGACGCGTGTGGTTGCTGGCCCTGGCCGTGGTTCTCTGCGGCATGCTGGCGGGTAGTGGATGGGCGGTCGCTGCGGCAGCGGCTTCGGCGGGAGGCACGGCGGGGGGTCTGGCGGGTGAGGCGGGGGGGCACCGGTACATCGTGGTGTTCCGCCCGGGTCTGCCGGCCGCCGAACAGGTTGCCCTGGCCCGGCAGCACGGAGGTCAGGTCGTTCACCAGTTAGGCCTGGTCAATGCGCTGGCCGTGGAGTTTCCGACGGCGGTGCCGGGGGCCCTGGCCAGCCATCCCGGGGTGGCCCGGGTGGAGGTGGACGCGCGGGCCTTTGCCCTGGCGCGCAAGCCGCCAGCCCAGCCGGCTCAGCAGGTGCCCTGGGGCGTGGACCGGATTGACGCCGATCTGGCCTGGGCATCGTCCCGGGGCGCGGGCATCAAGGTGGGGATAGTGGATACCGGGATCGACAAGGACCATCCCGACCTGCTGGCCAGCGTCAAAGGCGGGTACCTGGCCATCCAGACGGGCGCGTACAAGAACAAGGGGCCGGACGCCTGGGACGATGACAACGGGCACGGCACGCACGTGGCCGGCATCGTGGCAGCGGTGGACAACACCATCGGCGTGGTGGGAGTGGCCCCCGAGGCCTGGCTGTATGGGGTGAAGGTGCTGGACCGGACCGGGTCCGGGTACTACTCCGACATCATCGAGGGCATCCAGTGGTGCATCGATAACGGCATGCAGGTCATCAATATGAGCCTGGGCGGTTCCACGGACAGCCCCGCCCTGCACGACGCCATCATCACCGCGTACAACCGGGGGATCACGGTGGTCTGCGCCGCCGGCAATGAGGGTCCCGGGGAAGACACGGTGTGCTACCCCGCCCGCTACCCGGAGGTCATCGCCGTGGCCGCCACCGCGGCCGACGATTCCGTCCCCGATTTCTCCAGCCGGGGCCCCGAGGTGGACATCGCCGCACCGGGCGTGAGCATCCTGTCCACCTGGAAGGGCGGGGGCTATGCCACTGCCAGCGGCACCTCCATGGCCAGCCCCCACGTGGCCGGGACGGCGGCACTGTACCTGGCCGCACGCGGGCCGGCTTCTCCCGATCAGGTACGCCAGCACCTGATGGCGACCGCGGAGCCCCTGCCCTATCCCTCCACCTGGGTGGGGGCCGGGCTGGTGGACGCCCAGGCAGCAGTCTCTTCCCGCTGA
- a CDS encoding TIGR04076 family protein — protein MYDLRIVVEEVRGFCDMPMRPGDYCELRGSRLSVPEGRYFCMWALQSVLPLLPVKQRRTAEENDWIPRTFRVACPDPDGMVILRIEQIDPRAERGTAGPLPRLLVDHRACAGCRACELACSYRHEGAFAPSLSRIWVRKDEPAGLDEPVVCRQCGVARCVQVCSCGALSRDPCTGAVLVDAGLCMRCGDCAEACPFGAIRIHPDTALPLICDLCDGNPACVGRCVTGALRYGRAGDAARDGRAGAGEGGGADKMKASAAGGQAG, from the coding sequence ATGTACGATTTGCGCATTGTGGTGGAGGAAGTCAGGGGCTTCTGCGATATGCCCATGCGGCCGGGTGACTACTGTGAACTGCGGGGCAGCCGGCTATCCGTTCCCGAGGGCCGCTATTTCTGCATGTGGGCGCTGCAGAGCGTGCTGCCCCTGTTACCCGTCAAGCAGCGCCGCACCGCGGAGGAGAACGACTGGATTCCCCGTACTTTTCGGGTGGCCTGTCCTGACCCGGACGGCATGGTCATCCTGCGCATCGAGCAGATCGACCCCCGTGCCGAGCGGGGTACGGCGGGCCCGCTGCCGCGGCTACTGGTGGACCACCGCGCCTGCGCGGGGTGCCGGGCGTGTGAGCTGGCCTGCAGCTACCGGCACGAAGGGGCCTTTGCTCCCTCCCTTTCCCGCATCTGGGTGAGGAAGGATGAGCCCGCCGGGCTGGACGAGCCCGTGGTGTGTCGGCAGTGTGGAGTGGCCCGCTGCGTGCAGGTGTGCTCCTGCGGGGCCCTGAGCCGGGACCCCTGCACGGGGGCGGTGCTGGTGGACGCGGGGCTGTGCATGCGCTGCGGCGACTGTGCCGAGGCGTGTCCTTTCGGTGCCATCAGGATTCACCCTGACACCGCCCTTCCCCTCATCTGCGACCTCTGCGACGGCAATCCCGCCTGCGTGGGACGGTGCGTCACGGGCGCCCTCCGTTACGGCCGGGCGGGCGACGCCGCGCGCGATGGCCGGGCGGGCGCGGGTGAGGGCGGGGGGGCAGACAAAATGAAGGCGAGTGCGGCTGGGGGGCAGGCGGGATGA
- a CDS encoding aldehyde ferredoxin oxidoreductase family protein, translating into MKASAERGCGYAGRVLRVDLDTGRSTVEPLDAELVRRYLGGRGLNMRVLHDEVPPEVEPLSPENRLMFATGPLVGTTFSGASRVNVSARSPLTGILGDSNAGGFFGPELKYAGFDQVIIGGRAPDLTYLLITEEGACLRPAGHLRGLDVWQTQQAIRAELGDEGVQVGVAGPAAENGVLFAGVFFNLARPAARTGMGAVMAAKNLKAVAVRGRGAVRVADRAAFDAAVAEADAAIFAHPEYEPRKRLGTTRLVRALHGLGCLASFHFRTGRFPGVDRVSGEHLAATYRLKGKACFGCNIPCSRFFRVDSGPFAGLASEGPEFEGLAGFSSRVGNDDLALALRAVDMCNRYGMDVISTSEAISFLMELAEAGTVSPGETDDLDLRWGNGQTILALIEKICRREGIGEVLAGGVRRAAQLIGRGSERYAMHIKGMEVFQADPRGIKGYALGLAVASRGGDHLRSEPWFELTGNREEALRRFGVAEAAERLAPAGKGVLVKHYEERCALADCLEVCKNTLVNMEILPYDQAARILSAATGWEFSEEEVRDACERLVNLERCYNARLGLGRGDDTLPERFTREPLPSDSGPSAGSVVELDRMLDEYYRARGWDESTGLPKKETLSRLGLEPPAT; encoded by the coding sequence ATGAAGGCGAGTGCGGAGCGGGGGTGCGGTTACGCCGGGCGGGTGCTACGCGTCGACCTGGACACGGGGCGGAGCACCGTCGAGCCCCTCGATGCCGAGCTGGTCCGCCGGTACCTGGGGGGACGCGGCCTCAACATGCGGGTGCTGCACGATGAGGTTCCGCCCGAAGTGGAGCCCCTGTCCCCCGAGAACCGGCTCATGTTCGCCACCGGCCCCCTGGTGGGTACCACCTTCTCGGGTGCTTCCCGGGTCAACGTGAGCGCGCGGTCTCCCCTCACCGGCATCCTGGGGGACAGCAACGCCGGGGGGTTCTTCGGACCCGAGCTCAAGTACGCCGGCTTTGACCAGGTGATCATCGGGGGGCGGGCGCCCGACCTGACCTACCTCCTGATCACGGAGGAGGGGGCCTGCCTGCGTCCCGCCGGGCACCTCCGGGGCCTGGACGTCTGGCAGACCCAGCAGGCCATCCGGGCAGAGCTGGGCGATGAGGGTGTGCAGGTGGGGGTGGCGGGCCCGGCCGCCGAGAACGGGGTGCTGTTTGCCGGAGTGTTCTTCAACCTGGCCCGTCCCGCTGCCCGCACCGGCATGGGGGCGGTAATGGCGGCCAAGAACCTCAAGGCGGTGGCGGTCCGGGGCCGGGGGGCGGTGAGGGTGGCCGACCGCGCCGCTTTCGACGCGGCGGTGGCGGAGGCCGACGCCGCCATATTCGCCCATCCCGAATACGAACCCCGCAAGCGGCTGGGCACGACCCGACTGGTGCGGGCCCTGCACGGCCTGGGGTGCCTGGCCAGCTTCCACTTCCGCACCGGCCGGTTCCCGGGGGTCGACCGGGTCTCCGGCGAGCATCTCGCGGCCACCTACCGGCTCAAGGGCAAGGCCTGCTTCGGTTGCAACATCCCCTGCAGCCGCTTCTTCCGCGTGGATTCCGGACCCTTCGCCGGGCTGGCCAGCGAGGGTCCCGAGTTCGAGGGCCTGGCCGGGTTCTCGTCCCGGGTGGGGAACGACGACCTGGCGCTGGCCCTGCGCGCGGTCGACATGTGCAACCGTTACGGCATGGACGTCATCTCCACCTCCGAGGCGATCTCTTTCCTGATGGAGCTGGCCGAAGCTGGCACTGTGAGCCCCGGCGAGACCGACGACCTGGACCTGCGTTGGGGCAACGGCCAGACCATCCTGGCGCTCATCGAGAAGATCTGCCGGCGGGAGGGCATAGGGGAGGTACTGGCGGGCGGGGTGCGCCGCGCCGCCCAACTCATCGGGCGGGGAAGCGAGCGCTACGCCATGCACATCAAGGGCATGGAGGTGTTCCAGGCCGACCCCCGCGGCATCAAGGGGTACGCCCTGGGGCTGGCGGTGGCCAGCCGGGGCGGCGATCACCTGCGCTCGGAACCGTGGTTCGAGCTCACCGGAAACCGGGAGGAAGCCCTGCGCCGCTTCGGGGTGGCGGAGGCGGCCGAGCGCCTTGCCCCGGCAGGTAAGGGCGTCCTGGTCAAGCACTACGAGGAGCGGTGCGCCCTGGCCGACTGCCTGGAAGTGTGCAAGAACACCCTGGTCAACATGGAGATCCTGCCCTACGACCAGGCGGCCCGCATCCTGAGCGCCGCCACCGGCTGGGAATTCTCCGAGGAGGAAGTGCGCGACGCCTGCGAGCGCCTGGTGAACCTGGAGCGTTGCTACAACGCCCGCCTGGGGCTGGGGCGCGGGGACGACACCCTGCCCGAGCGCTTCACCCGCGAGCCCCTTCCTTCCGACAGCGGACCCTCGGCGGGCAGCGTGGTGGAGCTCGACCGGATGCTGGACGAATATTACCGCGCCCGCGGCTGGGACGAGTCGACGGGCCTCCCCAAGAAAGAGACGCTCTCCCGCCTCGGCCTCGAACCGCCAGCCACCTGA
- a CDS encoding PQQ-binding-like beta-propeller repeat protein, giving the protein MERPVMVSLLLRLERMHRWVAPAVLLACFVVTQVLFRLPRAGLTAGRWLLTPYMLVAATVLWPVWLARGPARPATAAQIARAAGLSVLTLIACVLAIPLWAGHGCWAPDLHSFFLMSLAGVILSLALAPLVPERVRNLSERRRGAVALIFLASFTLSAATSLLSARAAVPVRPAGQPQPVWSRTPWPAVWAHLAPRPWSRASFAPADLAVEGDALVFVPLPGRTEVLHSGDGHLLWTADLDPGPNRMRSDTARNVWERPVVSSGHVLLRPRGGSTGQILDLQDRTMHNVDLGDAGQVVPCPEEGFWVLTSRELRRLDAHGQLVWASRPQPPEPPASTTRAKEFVDFRVNESSPPDMSPRLSATPDGIVGLQPECLYVCDAETGAIRWQTFARGRFAGMQVAPSLDTIYVAEAGSEGRYLTARGLDGHTLWTRQLSDDCFGVDWAATPHGLAVAVLTRDHGPIHHLGPDGSPRYSIPVPAGEWCRLRSYRDVLLLTSYNRISAYRAGDGGFLWELDRSRVSSLPAGFQEHENWVLAGNTLIIRYGPGIIACDLYAGSVSWQYYPPGQAYDAAVAGDMVYVASSRGIFAVPAPAAAPAP; this is encoded by the coding sequence GTGGAACGGCCGGTGATGGTGTCGCTGTTACTGCGGCTGGAAAGGATGCACCGCTGGGTGGCTCCCGCCGTTCTGCTGGCGTGCTTCGTGGTGACACAGGTATTGTTTCGCCTGCCCAGAGCGGGTCTGACCGCGGGTCGATGGCTGCTGACACCATACATGCTGGTGGCGGCGACGGTCCTCTGGCCGGTGTGGCTCGCCCGAGGGCCGGCCAGGCCGGCCACGGCAGCGCAGATCGCGCGAGCGGCGGGCCTCTCTGTGTTGACGCTGATAGCGTGTGTGCTCGCCATCCCCCTCTGGGCGGGCCACGGCTGCTGGGCACCGGACCTCCATTCCTTCTTCCTCATGTCCCTGGCCGGAGTAATCCTTTCCCTGGCGCTGGCCCCCCTGGTGCCGGAGCGCGTGAGGAATCTGAGCGAGCGGCGAAGGGGCGCGGTGGCGCTCATATTTCTGGCCTCCTTCACCCTGAGCGCGGCCACCAGTCTCCTGAGCGCGCGGGCGGCGGTCCCCGTCCGCCCCGCCGGGCAGCCCCAACCGGTCTGGTCGCGGACTCCCTGGCCGGCAGTCTGGGCTCACCTGGCGCCGCGACCCTGGAGCAGGGCTTCATTCGCACCGGCCGACCTGGCCGTGGAGGGGGACGCGCTGGTGTTCGTGCCCCTCCCGGGGAGGACAGAGGTGCTCCACAGCGGTGACGGCCACCTGCTCTGGACGGCCGACCTGGATCCTGGCCCGAACCGGATGCGCTCCGATACCGCCCGTAACGTATGGGAGAGGCCGGTGGTGTCTTCCGGCCACGTGCTCCTGCGGCCCCGGGGAGGCTCAACGGGCCAGATCCTGGACCTGCAGGACCGCACCATGCACAATGTAGACTTGGGTGATGCGGGGCAGGTGGTCCCCTGTCCGGAGGAAGGTTTCTGGGTGCTCACCTCCCGGGAACTCCGCCGGCTCGATGCCCACGGGCAACTGGTGTGGGCCTCGCGGCCCCAGCCTCCCGAACCCCCTGCAAGTACCACCCGCGCTAAGGAGTTCGTAGACTTCCGGGTCAACGAGTCTTCGCCCCCCGATATGTCTCCCCGGTTGAGCGCCACCCCGGACGGCATCGTGGGCCTGCAGCCCGAGTGCCTGTATGTGTGCGACGCGGAAACCGGCGCCATCCGCTGGCAGACGTTTGCCCGCGGCAGGTTCGCCGGCATGCAGGTGGCTCCCTCTCTGGACACCATCTACGTGGCCGAAGCCGGGAGCGAGGGGCGGTACCTCACCGCCCGCGGCCTGGACGGACACACCCTCTGGACCCGGCAACTCTCGGACGACTGCTTTGGGGTCGACTGGGCGGCCACGCCTCACGGCCTGGCTGTGGCGGTGCTGACGCGGGACCACGGCCCCATCCACCACCTGGGGCCTGACGGCAGCCCCCGGTATTCAATCCCGGTGCCCGCGGGAGAATGGTGCAGGCTCCGGAGTTACAGGGACGTCCTCCTGCTCACCTCGTACAACCGCATCAGCGCTTACCGGGCGGGCGACGGGGGCTTCCTGTGGGAGCTTGACCGGTCGCGGGTTTCCTCGCTGCCCGCCGGCTTCCAGGAACACGAGAACTGGGTCCTGGCCGGCAACACCCTCATCATCCGTTACGGACCGGGGATCATCGCCTGCGATCTCTACGCCGGCAGCGTGTCGTGGCAGTACTACCCACCCGGTCAGGCCTACGACGCGGCCGTGGCCGGGGACATGGTATACGTGGCGTCCAGCCGGGGCATCTTCGCCGTCCCCGCCCCCGCAGCGGCCCCGGCCCCGTAG
- a CDS encoding MFS transporter produces the protein MLVGLFFAGWVVMYTNRTILSAGLKLLEQEWSVGPAGLGLINSAFFLAYALMQVPAGVVGDRLSRRMVLLAGWFLQAAGTVAGAFCPGIGLFAGARVATGLGQGTYYSTQYALATASVPPERRARALALINSGMSAGILAGWGAGAVVLYRWQVPWRSAFLLLGLVTAGLGIVMLLAVREGLRPRPATVPGRDGATTARGGSGKTLVLACATSFCSMYPFYVFLTWLPFYLQASRHLEGGEAGLVSALVPLVSIPASLLAAAWSDRRAPTPLHGVAPASSDRAAPIPGGRTAGSRRATALAGLLPASAVAVVLVGLVPGHAALYAGVLLYGLTGKLVVDPLLVAEVAGATPAEAYARVFGILNLASTVPTFLAPAVTGWLVGFTGRFEMAFVVSAVVLAAGTASATALRRSST, from the coding sequence GTGCTGGTGGGCCTGTTTTTCGCGGGCTGGGTGGTGATGTACACCAACCGCACCATCCTCTCTGCAGGCCTCAAGCTGCTGGAGCAAGAGTGGTCCGTGGGTCCGGCAGGCCTGGGCCTCATCAACTCCGCATTCTTCCTTGCGTACGCTCTCATGCAGGTGCCGGCCGGTGTCGTGGGCGACCGGCTGTCGCGCCGGATGGTCCTGCTGGCGGGGTGGTTCCTGCAGGCGGCGGGCACGGTGGCCGGTGCCTTCTGCCCCGGCATCGGTCTTTTCGCTGGTGCGCGGGTCGCCACCGGCCTGGGGCAGGGCACCTACTACTCCACGCAGTATGCTCTGGCCACGGCCTCCGTGCCGCCCGAGCGCCGGGCCCGCGCCCTGGCGCTCATCAATTCGGGGATGAGCGCTGGTATCCTGGCTGGTTGGGGTGCGGGGGCGGTCGTGCTCTACCGGTGGCAGGTACCGTGGCGGTCCGCCTTCCTGCTCCTCGGGCTGGTCACTGCGGGTCTGGGTATCGTGATGCTGCTGGCGGTGCGGGAGGGGCTACGTCCCCGGCCAGCCACGGTCCCGGGCCGGGACGGGGCGACCACTGCGCGGGGCGGAAGCGGGAAGACCCTGGTGCTGGCCTGCGCCACTTCCTTTTGCAGCATGTATCCTTTCTACGTGTTCCTGACGTGGCTGCCCTTCTATCTGCAGGCGTCCCGCCACCTGGAGGGCGGGGAGGCCGGGCTGGTTTCCGCACTGGTACCCCTGGTATCCATCCCGGCGTCTTTGCTGGCGGCGGCCTGGTCGGACCGCCGCGCCCCGACGCCGTTGCACGGTGTCGCGCCGGCCTCGTCCGACCGCGCCGCCCCGATTCCGGGCGGCCGGACGGCAGGGTCGCGGCGGGCGACCGCGCTGGCTGGGCTGCTTCCTGCTTCGGCGGTTGCGGTGGTGCTGGTGGGGCTGGTTCCGGGACATGCGGCGTTGTACGCCGGTGTCCTGCTATACGGTTTGACCGGGAAGCTGGTGGTGGACCCGCTGCTGGTGGCTGAGGTTGCCGGGGCGACCCCCGCGGAGGCGTACGCGAGGGTATTCGGGATACTGAACCTTGCCTCCACCGTGCCGACCTTCCTTGCTCCCGCGGTGACGGGCTGGCTTGTTGGTTTCACCGGCAGGTTTGAGATGGCATTTGTGGTGAGTGCCGTCGTGCTTGCGGCCGGTACTGCCAGTGCGACGGCCCTCCGCCGCTCGAGCACCTGA
- a CDS encoding trypsin-like peptidase domain-containing protein: protein MEVNPENTRPVGDAEMAPVGDAEMAPAGEVASQEPRMASRQRWFARQGRFWRDRAPVLAVVALLVAGMMMGGTAVWAHLSARAVAQIPVGHPLSVTALPEEIPPGTVTAVYNRVAPAVVKMEVSKVTQGFFGPQSEQGTGSGVIVDGRGYIMTNYHVVQGARQVKVTLVDGVTVDGVVTGTDPGNDLAVVKINPSGHDLGVAVLGDSDRVQVGELAIAIGNPFGLDRTVTVGIISGRDRQMMGVTGRTIRGLLQTDAAINPGNSGGPLLNARGEVVGINTAIQSPVEGSVGIGFAIPINTARRVLPALVSGQQVEHPWLGIGGVAITSELADRLRLDTRSGVLITQVIEGSPADRAGLRPMSVTQSGRTLVGDIITAVDGRAVKSVDDVSRYLETKRPGDQVTLTVLRDGATLRLKATLAAWPENLPRQESVPSFPGLP, encoded by the coding sequence ATGGAGGTAAATCCGGAAAACACACGCCCGGTGGGCGACGCAGAGATGGCCCCGGTGGGCGACGCAGAGATGGCCCCGGCGGGCGAGGTCGCGTCGCAGGAACCCCGTATGGCCTCAAGGCAGCGGTGGTTCGCACGGCAGGGGCGGTTCTGGAGGGATAGGGCACCGGTGCTGGCGGTGGTGGCCCTGCTGGTGGCCGGGATGATGATGGGCGGGACGGCGGTGTGGGCACATCTCTCCGCCCGTGCCGTCGCCCAGATACCGGTCGGTCACCCTCTCAGCGTGACCGCCCTCCCGGAGGAAATCCCGCCCGGTACCGTTACCGCCGTCTACAACCGGGTGGCACCGGCGGTGGTTAAGATGGAGGTCAGCAAGGTCACGCAAGGCTTCTTCGGGCCTCAGTCGGAACAGGGTACGGGGTCGGGAGTGATCGTGGACGGGCGGGGCTACATCATGACCAACTACCACGTGGTACAGGGTGCCCGCCAGGTGAAGGTGACCCTGGTCGATGGTGTTACCGTGGACGGCGTGGTTACCGGCACGGACCCGGGCAACGACCTGGCCGTAGTGAAGATCAACCCCTCCGGGCACGACCTGGGTGTTGCCGTCCTGGGTGACTCGGACCGGGTGCAGGTGGGGGAGCTGGCCATCGCCATCGGGAATCCCTTCGGGCTCGACCGGACGGTTACGGTGGGCATCATCAGCGGCAGGGATCGCCAGATGATGGGAGTGACGGGCCGGACCATACGCGGTCTCTTGCAGACGGATGCCGCCATCAACCCGGGCAACTCGGGAGGACCCTTGCTGAACGCCCGCGGAGAGGTCGTCGGCATCAACACGGCCATCCAGAGTCCCGTCGAGGGGTCGGTGGGCATAGGCTTCGCCATCCCGATCAACACCGCGCGGCGGGTGCTCCCTGCCCTGGTGAGCGGCCAGCAGGTAGAGCATCCCTGGCTGGGGATCGGGGGCGTTGCCATAACCTCCGAACTTGCGGACCGGCTCCGGCTGGACACCCGGAGCGGCGTCCTGATCACGCAGGTGATCGAGGGCAGCCCGGCCGACAGGGCGGGGTTGCGCCCGATGTCCGTGACCCAGTCGGGCAGAACACTGGTGGGCGACATCATCACGGCGGTGGACGGGCGTGCCGTGAAGTCGGTGGACGACGTATCGCGCTACCTGGAGACGAAGCGGCCCGGGGACCAGGTGACGCTGACCGTGTTGCGTGACGGAGCCACGCTGCGGTTGAAGGCCACCCTGGCCGCCTGGCCCGAGAACCTGCCGCGGCAGGAGTCGGTGCCGTCTTTCCCCGGCCTGCCCTGA